One Ricinus communis isolate WT05 ecotype wild-type chromosome 7, ASM1957865v1, whole genome shotgun sequence genomic region harbors:
- the LOC8283391 gene encoding uncharacterized protein LOC8283391 — MGNCFHIHKTTSSSSSSHSSAIKHEKVLRVINPGGKILMNFSAGYSTGLSRKQLRDLPGTTTDTIGVSRATSSSVTMNNSKRIKLVITKQELQILLSKKITAEEIRMLSVIKKDDNNDDEDAWRGTNSSSRWRPVLETISEGSELHFTVQ, encoded by the coding sequence ATGGGAAATTGCTTTCACATTCACAAGaccacttcttcttcttcctcctctcATTCATCTGCAATAAAGCACGAGAAAGTCTTAAGGGTCATAAATCCTGGTGGTAAAATCTTGATGAATTTCTCTGCTGGATACAGCACAGGGCTGTCAAGAAAACAACTACGAGATCTTCCTGGTACGACCACCGATACAATTGGTGTTTCTCGGGCCACTAGTTCATCGGTTACAATGAATAATAGCAAGAGAATTAAACTGGTCATAACAAAACAAGAGCTTCAAATATTGCTGTCAAAGAAGATAACAGCAGAGGAGATACGCATGTTGAGTGTAATCAAGAAAGACgataataatgatgatgaagatGCGTGGCGTGGAACTAACTCTTCTTCAAGGTGGCGACCGGTGCTTGAAACCATTTCTGAAGGAAGTGAGTTGCATTTTACTGTGCAGTAA
- the LOC8283392 gene encoding uncharacterized protein LOC8283392: MGNCLFGGLGDGGGGIIKVVTSNGGVMEFSGPITAGCITNEFPGHAIYPSHDLFWRPLSLHEDLVVGRSYYLLPLHTNTKIGGQIVRHGHVRSKSCIPTSSLVTPYRMSFDYQGMLKRSYTEAFSSSRYSSSNSSDHNQGFWKVKLVISPEQLVQILSQEAQTQELIENVRAVAKCGNGSSSSSAGGFSLDQWSLSSSRNGSSKKDGLLEI; encoded by the coding sequence ATGGGGAATTGCCTGTTTGGAGGGCTAGGAGATGGCGGTGGTGGAATAATCAAAGTAGTAACATCCAACGGTGGAGTTATGGAATTTTCAGGGCCAATAACGGCTGGATGCATCACCAATGAATTTCCAGGGCATGCTATTTATCCAAGCCATGATCTCTTCTGGAGACCCTTGTCTCTTCATGAAGATCTTGTTGTAGGTCGCTCTTACTACTTGCTTCCACTCCACACCAACACAAAAATAGGAGGGCAAATTGTAAGACACGGTCACGTCAGATCAAAAAGCTGCATACCTACTTCATCTCTTGTTACTCCTTACAGGATGTCTTTTGATTATCAAGGAATGTTAAAGAGGTCCTATACTGAAGCTTTCTCTAGCTCTAGATATAGCAGCAGTAATAGTAGTGATCATAATCAAGGGTTTTGGAAAGTAAAGCTTGTGATTAGTCCTGAGCAGCTGGTGCAGATTCTTTCGCAAGAAGCTCAAACTCAAGAACTGATTGAAAATGTGCGAGCTGTTGCAAAATGCGGAAATGGGAgttcatcatcatcagctGGTGGGTTTTCCTTAGACCAATGGAGTCTTTCTAGCAGTAGAAATGGCTCCTCTAAGAAAGACGGCCTGTTGGAAATTTAG